CAGTTTAATCGTTCCTGTTGGACCATTACGATGTTTAGTAATAATAACTTCAGCAATACCACGGTCAACGGTATCGGGGTGATAATATTCGTCTCGATAGAGCATAATAACTAAATCTGCGTCTTGTTCGATTGAACCGCTTTCACGTAAATCAGACATCATCGGGCGTTTATTGGTACGCGCTTCTACACCGCGACTAAGTTGAGAGAGTGCGAGCACTGGTACATTGGTTTCTCTAGCTAAAGCTTTGAGACTACGGGTGATGCGGGATAATTCTTGGACTCGATTATCACTACCGCTTCCTTCCATAAGTTGTAAATAGTCTAATAAGACTAAACCGATTTTTTGGCTTTGTTCACTTTGCAGTCGTCTAACTTGCGATCGCATTTGAGTCACGGTTAAGGTAGCATTATCGTCTATATAGACAGGTAATTCTGAAAGTTTAGCCATTGCTTCACTAAGTGGCTCTAAATCTGTTTGAGCTATACGTCCTGAACGTAGGCGATTACTTTCTATTTCTGCTTCTGAAGCTAGAAGTCTTTGGGCTAATTGTTCTTGAGACATTTCTAGACTAAATATCGCCACGGGTAGTTGATGTTGTTTAGCGATTTCATAGGCGATTTGTAAGCCTAACGCGGTTTTACCCATAGAAGGACGTCCCGCGAGAATAATCAAGTCTGAACGAGCAAAACCACTAGTCATAGCGTCTAAGTCGTAGAAACCTGTGGTAATTCCCGGGAGAGCGG
Above is a genomic segment from Gloeocapsa sp. DLM2.Bin57 containing:
- the dnaB gene encoding replicative DNA helicase; protein product: MTQINHQSLPPQNLDAEESILGGILLDPDAIAMLTDTLSPEAFYLSAHREIYRAALILHEQGKPTDLITVTTWLTDQGLLTKIGGTAKLAQLVNRTVSAVNIDRYAALVMDKYLRRQLIGTGHQIVDLGYDTSLELDKVLDQSQQQIFSLTQTRSQKGLTPLADTLITTFNTIEDLHQQTALPGITTGFYDLDAMTSGFARSDLIILAGRPSMGKTALGLQIAYEIAKQHQLPVAIFSLEMSQEQLAQRLLASEAEIESNRLRSGRIAQTDLEPLSEAMAKLSELPVYIDDNATLTVTQMRSQVRRLQSEQSQKIGLVLLDYLQLMEGSGSDNRVQELSRITRSLKALARETNVPVLALSQLSRGVEARTNKRPMMSDLRESGSIEQDADLVIMLYRDEYYHPDTVDRGIAEVIITKHRNGPTGTIKLLFKAEFTKFLSLASSK